One region of Ornithinibacter aureus genomic DNA includes:
- the gatA gene encoding Asp-tRNA(Asn)/Glu-tRNA(Gln) amidotransferase subunit GatA gives MTTDLTRSTAADLADLLAQGSVSAREVTQAHLDRTAAVDGAVHSYLHVDADGALAQADEVDRRRAAGESLHAMAGVPIAVKDVMTTRGLPTTCGSKILQGWVPPYDATLVTRLREAGMPILGKTNMDEFAMGSSTEHSAYGPSHNPWDLSRIPGGSGGGSSSVVASFQAPLAIGTDTGGSIRQPAAVTGTVGTKPTYGGVSRYGLVALASSLDQAGPCTRTVLDAALLHEVIGGHDPLDSTSIDAPVPPVVEAARRADVAGMKIGIIRELTGDGFQAGVQARFDEAVQHLVDAGAEVVEVSCPSFSYALAAYYLILPSEASSNLAKFDAMRYGLRVAPDGIDAPSAEQVMAATRDAGFGDEVKRRIILGTYALSSGYYDAYYGSAQKVRRLIADDFAAAFETADVLVSPTAPTTAFRLGDKLDDPMAMYLNDIATIPANLAGIPGMSVPSGLATEDGLPAGFQILAPAMQDQRLYSVGAALEAKLTAAWGGPLLDRAPALEAMTAGTMKEA, from the coding sequence GTGACCACCGACCTGACCCGGTCCACTGCTGCCGACCTCGCCGACCTCCTCGCGCAGGGGAGCGTGTCGGCGCGCGAGGTGACCCAGGCGCACCTGGACCGCACCGCGGCCGTCGACGGCGCCGTGCACTCCTACCTGCACGTCGACGCGGACGGTGCCCTCGCCCAGGCCGACGAGGTCGACCGCCGTCGCGCCGCGGGGGAGTCGCTGCACGCGATGGCCGGTGTGCCGATCGCCGTCAAGGACGTCATGACGACCCGCGGCCTGCCGACGACGTGTGGCTCCAAGATCCTCCAGGGCTGGGTGCCGCCGTACGACGCGACCCTCGTGACGCGCCTGCGCGAGGCCGGCATGCCCATCCTCGGCAAGACGAACATGGACGAGTTCGCCATGGGCTCCTCGACCGAACACAGCGCCTACGGCCCGAGCCACAACCCGTGGGACCTCTCGCGCATCCCCGGCGGTTCTGGCGGTGGGTCGAGCTCGGTCGTCGCCTCGTTCCAGGCACCGCTGGCGATCGGCACCGACACCGGTGGCTCGATCCGCCAGCCCGCAGCCGTCACCGGCACCGTCGGGACCAAGCCGACCTACGGCGGGGTCTCGCGCTACGGGCTCGTGGCGCTCGCGTCCTCGCTCGACCAGGCCGGCCCGTGCACCCGCACGGTGCTCGACGCCGCCCTGCTCCACGAGGTCATCGGTGGGCACGACCCCCTCGACTCGACGTCGATCGACGCCCCGGTGCCGCCCGTCGTCGAGGCCGCCCGTCGCGCCGACGTCGCCGGCATGAAGATCGGCATCATCCGCGAACTGACCGGCGACGGGTTCCAGGCGGGGGTGCAGGCGCGTTTCGACGAGGCCGTGCAGCACCTCGTCGACGCCGGGGCAGAGGTCGTCGAGGTGTCCTGCCCGAGCTTCAGCTACGCCCTGGCCGCGTACTACCTCATCCTCCCGAGCGAGGCCTCGAGCAACCTCGCGAAGTTCGACGCCATGCGTTACGGGCTGCGCGTCGCCCCTGACGGCATCGACGCACCGAGCGCCGAGCAGGTCATGGCCGCCACCCGCGACGCCGGATTCGGCGACGAGGTCAAGCGGCGCATCATCCTGGGCACGTACGCCCTGTCCAGCGGCTACTACGACGCCTACTACGGGTCGGCCCAGAAGGTGCGTCGCCTCATCGCCGACGACTTCGCAGCGGCCTTCGAGACCGCCGACGTCCTGGTCTCACCGACGGCGCCGACGACGGCCTTCCGGCTCGGTGACAAGCTCGACGACCCGATGGCGATGTACCTCAACGACATCGCGACCATCCCCGCCAACCTCGCCGGCATCCCCGGCATGTCGGTGCCGAGCGGGCTCGCGACCGAGGACGGGTTGCCGGCCGGCTTCCAGATCCTCGCCCCCGCGATGCAGGACCAGCGCTTGTACTCCGTGGGCGCGGCTCTCGAGGCCAAGCTCACCGCCGCATGGGGTGGACCGCTGCTCGACCGGGCGCCCGCCCTCGAGGCCATGACCGCCGGCACGATGAAGGAGGCCTGA
- the gatC gene encoding Asp-tRNA(Asn)/Glu-tRNA(Gln) amidotransferase subunit GatC, with amino-acid sequence MADLTRDDVAHLAGLARIDLSDAELDRMVGELGVILEAVATVQQAPIADVEPMSHPMPIVNVTRPDVVRPSLSPQDALSGAPESEQQRFAVPRILDVE; translated from the coding sequence ATGGCCGACCTCACCCGTGACGACGTGGCGCACCTCGCCGGACTCGCCCGCATCGACCTCTCCGACGCCGAGCTCGACCGCATGGTCGGCGAGCTCGGGGTCATCCTCGAGGCGGTGGCGACCGTGCAGCAGGCACCGATCGCCGACGTCGAGCCGATGAGCCACCCCATGCCGATCGTCAACGTGACCCGCCCCGACGTGGTGCGCCCCTCGCTCAGCCCGCAGGACGCGCTGTCCGGGGCGCCCGAGTCCGAGCAGCAGCGCTTCGCCGTGCCGCGCATCCTCGACGTCGAGTGA
- a CDS encoding trimeric intracellular cation channel family protein: MLTDTASTQLVLDLVGVFVFALTGAIVGVRRGLDVFGVLVLGWIAGLGGGIIRDVFLGITPPVAVSDWRLLAAAVVAGLAVFLLHGTWQEVAQRHPDARLGRVSFTVRLLDAAGLAVFAVSGALVALDAQAGALAATLIGGITGIGGGLLRDVLTGQVPEVLRRELYAVPALAGAALVVVLHEAGALTTLTAWAAVAFVFVTRVVAVVLNLNAPRPLRSRA; encoded by the coding sequence GTGCTCACGGACACCGCCTCGACACAGCTCGTGCTCGACCTCGTCGGCGTGTTCGTCTTCGCGCTCACCGGCGCCATCGTCGGCGTGCGCCGGGGCCTGGACGTCTTCGGGGTGCTCGTGCTGGGCTGGATCGCCGGGTTGGGTGGAGGGATCATCCGCGACGTCTTCCTGGGCATCACCCCGCCGGTGGCGGTCAGCGACTGGCGCCTGCTCGCGGCCGCGGTGGTCGCGGGGCTGGCCGTCTTCCTCCTCCACGGGACGTGGCAGGAGGTCGCGCAGCGACACCCGGACGCGCGGCTGGGCAGGGTCTCGTTCACCGTGCGGCTGCTGGATGCCGCGGGGCTGGCGGTGTTCGCCGTCAGCGGCGCCCTCGTGGCGCTGGACGCCCAGGCGGGCGCGCTGGCAGCCACGCTCATCGGGGGCATCACCGGGATCGGCGGCGGCCTGCTGCGGGACGTGCTCACCGGGCAGGTGCCCGAGGTGCTGCGGCGAGAGCTGTATGCCGTGCCGGCGCTGGCCGGGGCGGCTCTGGTCGTCGTGCTGCACGAGGCGGGCGCCCTGACCACGCTCACCGCGTGGGCGGCGGTCGCGTTCGTCTTCGTCACCCGGGTCGTGGCGGTCGTGCTCAACCTGAACGCTCCGCGCCCCCTGCGCAGCCGGGCCTGA
- the ligA gene encoding NAD-dependent DNA ligase LigA: protein MTAVNDTPTDPASTTPTDGVPDEARHAWVTLAEQVRAHQFAYHVKDAPTISDGEYDALIRSLTALEDEHPALRTPDSPTQQVGGSIFSTDFQAVDHLERMLSLDNAFDADELRAWAARVERDAGGAAHHFLCELKIDGLAINLLYEGGRLTRALTRGDGRTGEDVTLNVRTIAGIPETLSGDDIPELVEIRGEVYFPLAAFADLNASLVAAGKAPFANPRNTAAGSLRQKDPRVTATRDLRMLVHGIGAHRGLELTRQSEAYDRMREWGLPVSDQFRVVDTVDEVLAFITHTGEHRHDNAHDIDGVVVKVDEVAVQRQLGSTSRAPRWAIAYKYPPEEVNTTLLDIQVNVGRTGRVTPYGVMEAVVVAGSTVTQATLHNADEVRRKGVLIGDTIVLRKAGDVIPEILGPVVDLRDGTEREFVMPTHCPSCGTELAPEKEGDKDIRCPNARSCPSQLRERLFGLASRGAFDIEALGWEGAIALLESGVLEDPDPADPGLAGPSEARLFSLTVDDIARVPLYTRAAKKTDPPEDVVDGRVVSANGLKLVANLESAKSQPLWRVLVALSIRHVGPTAARALASHLGSMDAVRGASLEELAAVEGVGPVIAESVRDWFDKPGNEWHVAIVDRWAADGVRMVDERDESVEQTLAGLTIVVTGSLEGFSRDETKEAILSRGGKASGSVSKKTDYVVVGENAGSKEDKARELGLTILDEAGFRRLLDTGTPDAAS, encoded by the coding sequence ATGACCGCCGTGAACGACACGCCGACCGACCCCGCCTCGACGACACCCACCGACGGCGTGCCGGACGAGGCCCGGCACGCCTGGGTCACCCTCGCCGAGCAGGTGCGGGCCCACCAGTTCGCGTACCACGTCAAGGACGCGCCGACGATCAGTGACGGCGAGTACGACGCCCTCATCCGCTCGCTGACGGCCCTCGAGGACGAGCACCCCGCGCTGCGCACCCCGGACAGCCCGACCCAGCAGGTGGGCGGGTCGATCTTCTCCACCGACTTCCAGGCGGTCGACCACCTCGAGCGCATGCTCAGCCTCGACAACGCCTTCGACGCCGACGAGCTGCGGGCCTGGGCGGCGCGCGTCGAGCGTGACGCTGGCGGTGCGGCTCACCACTTCCTGTGCGAGCTGAAGATCGACGGGCTCGCGATCAACCTGCTCTACGAAGGGGGTCGGCTCACCCGGGCACTCACCCGCGGCGACGGACGAACCGGTGAGGACGTCACCCTCAACGTGCGCACCATCGCCGGGATCCCCGAGACGCTGAGTGGCGACGACATCCCCGAGCTCGTCGAGATCCGTGGTGAGGTCTACTTCCCCCTCGCCGCCTTCGCCGACCTCAACGCGAGCCTCGTCGCCGCAGGCAAGGCGCCGTTCGCCAACCCGCGCAACACCGCAGCGGGGTCACTGCGGCAGAAGGACCCGCGGGTCACCGCGACCCGCGACCTGCGCATGCTCGTGCACGGCATCGGGGCGCACCGGGGCCTGGAACTGACCCGGCAGAGCGAGGCGTACGACCGGATGCGGGAGTGGGGCCTGCCGGTGTCCGACCAGTTCCGCGTGGTCGACACCGTCGACGAGGTGCTCGCCTTCATCACCCACACGGGCGAGCACCGGCACGACAACGCCCACGACATCGACGGAGTCGTCGTCAAGGTCGACGAGGTCGCGGTCCAGCGCCAGCTCGGGTCGACGTCACGGGCGCCGCGCTGGGCCATCGCCTACAAGTACCCGCCAGAGGAGGTCAACACCACGCTCCTCGACATCCAGGTCAACGTCGGACGCACCGGGCGGGTCACCCCCTACGGGGTCATGGAGGCGGTCGTCGTCGCGGGGTCGACGGTCACCCAGGCGACACTGCACAACGCCGACGAGGTGCGCCGCAAGGGTGTCCTCATCGGCGACACCATCGTGCTGCGCAAAGCGGGTGACGTCATCCCCGAGATCCTCGGGCCGGTCGTCGACCTGCGCGACGGCACCGAGCGTGAGTTCGTCATGCCGACGCACTGCCCCTCGTGCGGCACCGAGCTCGCCCCCGAGAAGGAGGGCGACAAGGACATCCGCTGCCCCAACGCCCGATCCTGCCCGAGCCAGTTGCGTGAACGGCTCTTCGGGTTGGCGTCTCGCGGGGCGTTCGACATCGAGGCCCTGGGCTGGGAGGGGGCGATCGCCCTGCTGGAGTCGGGCGTGCTCGAAGATCCAGACCCCGCAGACCCCGGCCTCGCCGGGCCCAGCGAGGCGCGCCTGTTCTCGCTGACCGTGGACGACATCGCCCGGGTGCCGCTCTACACCCGGGCCGCGAAGAAGACCGACCCGCCGGAAGACGTCGTCGACGGCCGCGTGGTCTCGGCCAACGGACTCAAGCTCGTCGCCAACCTCGAGTCGGCAAAATCCCAGCCGCTGTGGCGGGTGCTCGTCGCGCTGTCGATCCGCCACGTCGGACCGACCGCCGCCCGGGCGCTGGCCTCCCACCTCGGATCGATGGATGCCGTCCGTGGCGCCTCGCTCGAGGAGCTCGCCGCCGTCGAGGGCGTCGGCCCGGTCATCGCCGAGTCGGTGCGTGACTGGTTCGACAAGCCCGGCAACGAGTGGCACGTCGCGATCGTCGACCGCTGGGCCGCCGACGGGGTGCGGATGGTGGATGAGCGGGACGAGTCGGTGGAGCAGACGCTGGCCGGGCTCACGATCGTGGTCACCGGCTCGCTCGAGGGGTTCTCGCGGGACGAGACCAAGGAGGCCATCCTCAGCCGCGGTGGCAAGGCGTCGGGGTCGGTGTCGAAGAAGACCGACTACGTCGTCGTCGGCGAGAACGCGGGCTCCAAGGAGGACAAGGCCCGCGAGCTCGGGCTGACCATCCTCGACGAGGCCGGGTTCCGCCGCCTGCTCGACACCGGCACCCCCGACGCGGCGTCCTGA